The following coding sequences lie in one Primulina huaijiensis isolate GDHJ02 chromosome 2, ASM1229523v2, whole genome shotgun sequence genomic window:
- the LOC140970653 gene encoding homeobox-leucine zipper protein HAT3-like yields the protein MAKKDDCLGLSLSLRCPENLNPDPLPPPSATSLAAASPLPLNLFRSPSPFMQLQKISRTDAFQTVAAFQPEPRTFLGGIDINRTLTVVECDEDEEVIVTSPNSTVSSISGKRSDREVNDGERAASSSMEIEEDGGDAASRKKLRLSKEQAAVLEVTFKEHSTLNPKQKMGLAKQLNLRPRQVEVWFQNRRARTKLKQTEVDCEYLRRRCENLTEENRRLQKEVNDLRALKLSPQFYPPTTLTMCPRCEHVAAATRAAPSRQPVETSLPKS from the exons ATGGCAAAAAAAGATGATTGTTTGGGGTTGAGTTTGAGCTTGAGATGCCCGGAGAATCTGAATCCTGACCCTCTTCCGCCGCCTTCCGCCACGAGCCTAGCGGCAGCGTCCCCCTTGCCGTTGAATCTGTTTAGATCTCCTTCACCTTTTATGCAGCTGCAAAAAATTTCAAGAACTGATGCATTTCAAACTGTCGCAG CTTTCCAGCCGGAGCCCAGAACATTTCTTGGTGGGATCGATATAAATCGAACATTAACTGTAGTAGAATgcgatgaagatgaagaagtgATTGTTACATCCCCAAACAGCACAGTTTCAAGTATAAGCGGTAAGAGAAGTGATAGGGAAGTGAACGACGGAGAGAGAGCGGCGAGCAGCTCCATGGAGATAGAGGAAGACGGAGGCGACGCGGCGTCGAGGAAGAAGCTCCGCCTGTCCAAGGAACAGGCGGCGGTGCTGGAAGTGACTTTCAAGGAGCACAGCACTCTGAATCCG AAGCAAAAAATGGGATTAGCGAAACAGCTAAATCTGAGGCCTCGGCAGGTCGAGGTGTGGTTTCAGAACAGAAGGGCAAG GACGAAGTTGAAGCAAACAGAGGTAGATTGCGAGTACTTGAGACGCCGTTGCGAGAATTTGACAGAGGAAAACAGGCGATTGCAAAAGGAAGTGAACGACCTTCGAGCTCTGAAGCTCTCCCCGCAATTTTACCCTCCAACCACGCTGACAATGTGCCCCCG